A region of Sesamum indicum cultivar Zhongzhi No. 13 linkage group LG7, S_indicum_v1.0, whole genome shotgun sequence DNA encodes the following proteins:
- the LOC105166037 gene encoding uncharacterized protein LOC105166037 isoform X1, translating to MGSVGFGGEDESQPSTSNGKKYKLPRTLLEGCGAVDHASVPRKLRSAIRKRGCESVIPPLPISKKQYNVSNGVERSRKDGVKKSKTNMKQGHITKDEEEVAETLYALAGMFSDAKKDNMPELQDEPPEIKSPAIPEGGSSSAVADTGIQALQEESHKISSKVTLEAASHSPDVIDSTSQVLRFQFSGDAQQHQLPSNKQPVIASSSGVQSDLSLDRRPMVSTLDMNPSGERAIAPDQVTASQNGKHCYPMDDKNNGALSSGTQGSRIRISAWFENTNDASQLCVTENSITAEKCTQAAAGSKRTWKRCSVHVHISRLIKVLQVSERKEGLLEKPTRLTTCGGAELRPPVSTHNQMTGMNSGMPFNGATCSTAEKDSAEIQNDILLHKRPLQNQPLASETSSAKQGYNFLSLGTGVGGLDASDCMNRAGHGHEAPKQFHVSYMQPQNHLPMLFSLSQNGYSSSTFHGHNSALAGQQVQLPQYLSSTVNSSFAGGTGQQQESQQQKWATQYNSGKVGSPHLPDWKNVGRDSSSMLNYAHALFPHLHAALGSKYQQLSPQQQQQLMAINSSSLPLSSVKRQHNLHIPLGFERNRTAIYPENIPQLQLPCNQNL from the exons CCATCAGGAAGCGGGGATGCGAATCTGTTATACCACCTTTGCCAATTTCAAAGAAGCAGTATAACGTGTCTAATGGAGTTGAAAGATCTAGAAAGGATGGCGTGAAGAAATCGAAAACGAATATG AAGCAAGGACATATCACCAAGGATGAGGAAGAAGTGGCTGAAACGTTATATGCTTTGGCGGGCATGTTCTCTGATGCAAAGAAGGATAATATGCCAGAGTTGCAGGATGAACCACCAGAAATAAAATCTCCAGCTATACCTGAAGGGGGGAGCTCGAGTGCAGTTGCAG ATACTGGCATTCAGGCACTACAAGAGGAGTCTCATAAAATCAGCTCAAAAGTCACTCTTGAAGCTGCTTCACATTCTCCAGATGTAATCGATTCAACCTCACAAGTTCTCAGATTCCAGTTTTCAGGTGATGCTCAACAGCATCAGTTGCCCTCTAACAAGCAGCCTGTCATAGCTAGCAGTTCTGGAGTTCAATCTGATTTAAGTCTGGATCGAAG ACCAATGGTATCAACTCTGGACATGAACCCGAGTGGTGAACGAGCAATTGCCCCAGACCAA GTTACAGCTTCTCAAAATGGCAAGCATTGCTATCCCATGGATGACAAAAATAATG GAGCTCTGAGCTCTGGAACACAGGGATCCCGCATTAG AATTTCTGCCTGGTTTGAGAACACAAATGATGCCTCTCAGCTTTGTGTAACTGAGAACAGTATTACTGCTGAAAAG TGTACTCAAGCTGCTGCTGGATCCAAGAGGACATGGAAAAGATGTTCAGTACACGTCCACATAAGTCGCCTTATTAAGGTCTTGCAAGTATCAGAGAGAAAAGAAGGGTTACTGGAAAAGCCTACTCGACTAACAACTTGTGGAGGGGCAGAGCTACGGCCTCCAGTGAGTACCCACAACCAAATGACGGGGATGAACAGTGGTATGCCTTTTAATGGCGCTACTTGTTCTACTGCCGAGAAGGATTCAGCTGAAATCCAAAATGATATTCTTTTGCATAAAAGGCCCCTTCAAAATCAACCACTGGCTTCTGAGACCTCTTCTGCAAAACAG GGCTACAATTTCTTATCTTTGGGTACCGGAGTTGGTGGTTTGGATGCAAGTGACTGCATGAATAGGGCAGGACATGGTCATGAAGCGCCTAAACAATTTCATGTGTCATATATGCAGCCGCAAAATCATTTGCCCATGCTTTTTTCACTGTCCCAGAATGGTTATTCCTCCTCTACTTTCCATGGTCATAATTCAGCTCTAGCAGGGCAACAG GTACAGCTTCCTCAGTATCTTAGCAGCACAGTTAACAGCAGTTTTGCAGGCGGAACGGGACAGCAGCAGGAGTCACAGCAGCAGAAATGGGCAACTCAATATAATAGTGGTAAAGTTGGTTCCCCACATTTACCAGACTGGAAAAATGTAGGAAGAGATTCGTCTTCCATGCTCAACTATGCTCACGCTCTGTTTCCACACTTGCATGCTGCTCTGGGCTCGAAGTATCAGCAACTCTCACCTCAGCAACAGCAGCAGCTTATGGCTATCAATTCATCATCTTTGCCTCTTTCAAGTGTGAAGAGACAACATAATCTACACATCCCTTTGGGATTTGAGAGAAACAGAACTGCAATTTATCCTGAAAATATACCGCAATTGCAACTGCCCTGCAACCAGAACCTCTGA
- the LOC105166037 gene encoding uncharacterized protein LOC105166037 isoform X2, producing MKQGHITKDEEEVAETLYALAGMFSDAKKDNMPELQDEPPEIKSPAIPEGGSSSAVADTGIQALQEESHKISSKVTLEAASHSPDVIDSTSQVLRFQFSGDAQQHQLPSNKQPVIASSSGVQSDLSLDRRPMVSTLDMNPSGERAIAPDQVTASQNGKHCYPMDDKNNGALSSGTQGSRIRISAWFENTNDASQLCVTENSITAEKCTQAAAGSKRTWKRCSVHVHISRLIKVLQVSERKEGLLEKPTRLTTCGGAELRPPVSTHNQMTGMNSGMPFNGATCSTAEKDSAEIQNDILLHKRPLQNQPLASETSSAKQGYNFLSLGTGVGGLDASDCMNRAGHGHEAPKQFHVSYMQPQNHLPMLFSLSQNGYSSSTFHGHNSALAGQQVQLPQYLSSTVNSSFAGGTGQQQESQQQKWATQYNSGKVGSPHLPDWKNVGRDSSSMLNYAHALFPHLHAALGSKYQQLSPQQQQQLMAINSSSLPLSSVKRQHNLHIPLGFERNRTAIYPENIPQLQLPCNQNL from the exons ATG AAGCAAGGACATATCACCAAGGATGAGGAAGAAGTGGCTGAAACGTTATATGCTTTGGCGGGCATGTTCTCTGATGCAAAGAAGGATAATATGCCAGAGTTGCAGGATGAACCACCAGAAATAAAATCTCCAGCTATACCTGAAGGGGGGAGCTCGAGTGCAGTTGCAG ATACTGGCATTCAGGCACTACAAGAGGAGTCTCATAAAATCAGCTCAAAAGTCACTCTTGAAGCTGCTTCACATTCTCCAGATGTAATCGATTCAACCTCACAAGTTCTCAGATTCCAGTTTTCAGGTGATGCTCAACAGCATCAGTTGCCCTCTAACAAGCAGCCTGTCATAGCTAGCAGTTCTGGAGTTCAATCTGATTTAAGTCTGGATCGAAG ACCAATGGTATCAACTCTGGACATGAACCCGAGTGGTGAACGAGCAATTGCCCCAGACCAA GTTACAGCTTCTCAAAATGGCAAGCATTGCTATCCCATGGATGACAAAAATAATG GAGCTCTGAGCTCTGGAACACAGGGATCCCGCATTAG AATTTCTGCCTGGTTTGAGAACACAAATGATGCCTCTCAGCTTTGTGTAACTGAGAACAGTATTACTGCTGAAAAG TGTACTCAAGCTGCTGCTGGATCCAAGAGGACATGGAAAAGATGTTCAGTACACGTCCACATAAGTCGCCTTATTAAGGTCTTGCAAGTATCAGAGAGAAAAGAAGGGTTACTGGAAAAGCCTACTCGACTAACAACTTGTGGAGGGGCAGAGCTACGGCCTCCAGTGAGTACCCACAACCAAATGACGGGGATGAACAGTGGTATGCCTTTTAATGGCGCTACTTGTTCTACTGCCGAGAAGGATTCAGCTGAAATCCAAAATGATATTCTTTTGCATAAAAGGCCCCTTCAAAATCAACCACTGGCTTCTGAGACCTCTTCTGCAAAACAG GGCTACAATTTCTTATCTTTGGGTACCGGAGTTGGTGGTTTGGATGCAAGTGACTGCATGAATAGGGCAGGACATGGTCATGAAGCGCCTAAACAATTTCATGTGTCATATATGCAGCCGCAAAATCATTTGCCCATGCTTTTTTCACTGTCCCAGAATGGTTATTCCTCCTCTACTTTCCATGGTCATAATTCAGCTCTAGCAGGGCAACAG GTACAGCTTCCTCAGTATCTTAGCAGCACAGTTAACAGCAGTTTTGCAGGCGGAACGGGACAGCAGCAGGAGTCACAGCAGCAGAAATGGGCAACTCAATATAATAGTGGTAAAGTTGGTTCCCCACATTTACCAGACTGGAAAAATGTAGGAAGAGATTCGTCTTCCATGCTCAACTATGCTCACGCTCTGTTTCCACACTTGCATGCTGCTCTGGGCTCGAAGTATCAGCAACTCTCACCTCAGCAACAGCAGCAGCTTATGGCTATCAATTCATCATCTTTGCCTCTTTCAAGTGTGAAGAGACAACATAATCTACACATCCCTTTGGGATTTGAGAGAAACAGAACTGCAATTTATCCTGAAAATATACCGCAATTGCAACTGCCCTGCAACCAGAACCTCTGA